Below is a genomic region from Brassica oleracea var. oleracea cultivar TO1000 chromosome C9, BOL, whole genome shotgun sequence.
TGGAACAGTCCTTCTTGAAGCCTGATACCATTAGTTCAAGATTCTTGATGCGTTCCTCGAGTTGTTGGACCAGAGACTCATCATCAGCACCGTCGTCTGCGTTCTTCCTCTTGAAGGAAACTTCATCAAACTTTGACTTCAACCAGTCCAGCTTGACTCCTACTTCCGCAAGATCACTCAACTTGCTGCAAGCGTTGCTTAGAGTATTCTTGTATTCTGTCTCTGCGAATATCTTTTTCACTGAAGCAACCTGCCAATAAAACGTGTTTTTGTTACTCATCCATATAAATCATATGTTATTATTCAAAAACATAAAGAAGAGACGTATATCCCTTTTTGACTTACATGAGCAGCAAAAACTTGAAAACCATTGATGTCCTCCTCGCCTTTTCCATCGAAAGCTTCAACAACATTAATGTAGACTTCAATGATGAGTTTGTCCTTCTCCAAAAACCCTTTTTCCTGAAACTTGCTTAGAGGCAACGTCTTTCGGGTACCCCGTGCTGGATTCTCAGCGCAAAACAACGTCTTTCCCAATACTGTAGAACATATACAAAAAGACAAAAAGTTAAGTTATTCATCAACACATCAAATTCCAAAAAAAAAAAAAAAAAGAATAAAAAAAAGTCAAAACAAGAAAAGATATAACTTCTTACTTGATGATTTATAGAGTTTTTTGTTGGAATCATTCAACACTAGGAAATAATATTTAGCACTTCTGTTCCAACCAGTTCGCAAGGATTTACGATTTGCAACGTAGAGAAACAAACACAACTGATCATTGTAATTTCCCTTGGGATGAACTGCAAGATACCTGAAAGAATATAAAACAAAGATGAGTGCTAGGTACAATAAAAACAATAAATTAATCAATCTCCGAGAACATGAAGACAATAGAGTTTAACAAGGTAAATTTAAGTTTAGATCCTGCTATTCGATGTTTTACCATTCGCATCCGCCAGCCACGAAATCCTTAGACGTTATGACAGCTTTCTTGTCCGAGAAGTTATCTATCTCAAACCTGAAACTAGGTCTTTGATCCCACATATTCGACTTAAAAAATCTGGTAGATTTGGTTATTTCTAGCAAAGAAGAATTTTTCAGGAACTTTGTATGATGATGATACGTTCAGGCGTAAGAAGTCCTGTATTTATAGAGGACGCAAAAAGAAGAAAGGAAAACTTCCTTTAAACCCTAGCCCAATAGG
It encodes:
- the LOC106317241 gene encoding MATH domain and coiled-coil domain-containing protein At2g42475-like yields the protein MWDQRPSFRFEIDNFSDKKAVITSKDFVAGGCEWYLAVHPKGNYNDQLCLFLYVANRKSLRTGWNRSAKYYFLVLNDSNKKLYKSSILGKTLFCAENPARGTRKTLPLSKFQEKGFLEKDKLIIEVYINVVEAFDGKGEEDINGFQVFAAHVASVKKIFAETEYKNTLSNACSKLSDLAEVGVKLDWLKSKFDEVSFKRKNADDGADDESLVQQLEERIKNLELMVSGFKKDCSKSKSNMKKSHAADECRFQKLEESVKNLELMELGLKLDSLKSKLEEVSLEKKISHDADESRAKLLEGRVKNIELMETASKLDSLKLKLEEIAFERKKSYDADESRVRQLEERIKNIELMDLGFKLDCVNTKLDNADESRVQQFEERLRDMSRNVGFTLNFLNTKIEEVSLERKESDDARFQQLEESVNNIELMVSSLEDELDKKKDKPSNDGFWLVD